The genome window TCTTTTTATTCGAGCAGCTGAACTGAAATGGAGCACTGAAATTTTGCATGACTGTGTCATGCACGGCAGCTCACGGCCAAGTTTGACACGACTGATGAGATTGGAATAGGAGTGGCTCCGTACCGTACTAGTGAAAAGAGGCGACCGTGGTTGCTTGTCCTCATGTACTGTTATGTACTGTTGTACTTGAAATTAAAGGCGGAGAGAGGTCTGTTTGAATTATCGCAGGACGTTGAATTTGGCCCTTGGGTTTATTTCAACGATTTGGGCCCTAAATCTATTATCTGCCGATTTTCAAAGTTGTATCCAGTAAATTGAATTGGAGTTTGCGTGGCATCTTATAATCCGAACAAGAGGTTTGCACCACCATCAAGCTGCGGTGATGATGTAGTTGAAAACACTAAGGCGAGCTCTAGCAGCACATACAAAAGCGAGTCGTAATATTTTACGGACACATTTGCTAATCGGTACGTGCGGTAAACACATTCAGCGGAAGCTGTTTCGATTGCTACAGGGATGCGGACGAAGCCGGCCTAGCGCTGGCCATCGCAAATTTGCGGCACACTCCCTTCTCACTTTAATACTGTTCGTAAAGGATGAATGCGGGTTTGAAAGAAGAAATAGAGtaataaaaagtaaaaaatatattaatcatTAAAGATAAAAAGTTAAAGATgttgtaataatattaaaagatactataataatattttaaatgataaatttttaaatatctgtTACAGATAgtctaaatattaaaaaatatgtttagaaCACATGAATACCATAGTAAACAGCTCGATTTCCATAAGAAGCGCCAATATAAGATTGAAAATACCATAGAAAGTTTCGTAGCAGTGTACCACGCAGATACAAGGCTGAAATTACAATACGTTTGTCATCGATCCGCATGGAGATacagcaacaagaaaaatctcCCATTTATTTCGCATCTCGTGGTATTTTTGTCTCATCACGTCTGTGTCGCGATTACATTTCCGATTTTACAAGGCTCGCACTGACAGAGGAAAATCCCGCGTATCCGTCACGTATCGCGTGCCCGCCTATAAAACCCGAGTCCAGACGAGACTGAGACTGGGGCAGGCAGGGCAGCTACCTTGCAACGTCGCCCATCGGCTTAAACCGTCGTGCCGAGCTCGCACCGCGGCGCGCCAACCACCCTGTAAAACGTCCGGCGCCGCTACCGCCCGCGGTCCACTCGCCCACCTCCCATCGCGAACGCAAGGAACGCGCGTGCGCGCGGGCGGTGGCACGCACGGCATGGGCAACTGccaggcggcggaggcggcgacggtGCTGATCCAGCACCCGGGCGGCGGCCGCACGGAGCGCGCCTACTGGGCgctgtccgccgccgccgtcatgGCGGCCAACCCGGGCCACTACGTCGCGGCCGTCATCACCACGCAGCCCGCCGCGGGCGCCTCCACCGGCGCCGCGCCCGTGAAGCACCTCAAGCTGCTCCGCCCCGACGACACGCTCCTCCTCGGCCGCGTCTACCGCCTCGTCAGCTTCGAAGGTACGTcgtgctccggccgccgcgtTGCATTGCACCGAACTTGCGATTTGCGACGTCTGTTGGCAGCGCGTACTTGCTGGCCGTGTTTGGCCGCAGGGGTGGGCACGGAGCCACGGAGCAACAGTGGATAACTATGATCCACGCTactataatttaattatttaatttattattttgatCTAGTTAAAACAATTAATTAATCAATTGagttaaaataaaaatggaTGCATAGATGGCTTCAAGCCCATCCTATTTGGCCGGGCGGTAGGTGCGCATGAGACGCTTTGCGTGCTCGTGTACGGATAAATATAAGATTAGTGTCGTGTTCCGTTAAATGCTACTGTTGCCTAGGATGATACTCTCTTAATTCCAAAATAGATACATTTAGTTTTTTATACAgtatttaaaatatatgatgttttatAAATCTAAGTAATTTTAGTCTAATTTTTTCAGTCTTTAACTCTTCGTTAAGTAATTTCCTTTCCAATATCAATCTACTTTTCTTACAATGAATAATATTAAAATAGAGTGAGATTTAATAATTTTATCTTTCACATTAATATTTATAATCAACTCTATAAACTAGTGTACTTAGACTACCCCCAACAGATTCACTTCACGACTAGATTTCCGTCGTGAAGTGattctcgttcccttcagcgttttTAATGGTTTCTTTTCAcgtttcccttcacgacgggattcccaggatcattctcttcaggacgggattctctttacttttctttcgcgattcccttcgaaagtaaactgttggagatgagaggaaataaaaggaatgagaacagggaagggaatcgggaagagAACGAGATGGAGGGAGTACTGTAGGTTAGCGAGCGCCTTTCTGAGCTTTTCCGGCGTCCGTAATTGGATCGATGGACTAGGACGATTTGCTCATCTTTTCTGATTGGTGTTTTCACCTTTTTGGCTTCTCTTTTTCATGTCGCTTTTGCCGCTCTAACTAACGAGCTGTGGTGTACCCAGAGGTGCTGAGCGAGTTCGCGTCGAAGCGGCAGGTCAAGTTGAGCCGCGTCACGATCAAGGCCAAGGACGAAGGCGAGGAGGTGAAGCCGCCCAAGTTTCGCCGCCGGcgtggcagcagcagccgcggcgGCGAGCGTAAGGAATCCGACTGGTCACTGGCTAAGGTAGCACGGTCCTCCCGGGTCTCTAACACGCGTCCAGGTTTTTATACCTGTAACAAAAAATCTCAATCAATTCTTGCAAAACCGAGTCATTCCAATCTCCAACGACTGATCCGCTTAGTCGCCATCGATCGATCACAGCTAACACGTATGTGACAACCTGCACGCAGTCAGCATCACGCATTCACTCCTGTTCCCATCAATCCAGGTCATGCGCCAGACGGAAGAGGATGCGGAGCCGGCCCCGTCCTCCGGTCCCAGCGACAAAGACGGCCATGCCGCCGACGACTCGTCCGACCTCGACCGCGACCTGGAGGCGCTGCTGCCGCAGGGGTTGGTGCTCGGCCGGCGCGTCGCCCGGCAATGGAGGCCCGCGCTGCAGAGCATCGCCGAAGGGTGAGCTTGCCATTCCAAGCTCAAGCGTTCGGTTCCGGTCGGTGAGCAGCCGAGGACAGTGCAAGTCAACgcaggcggcagcagcagctacTTCTCTGCAAGTTGCAGCTTGCAAGGCTGACAGCGTATTGTAAAATAAGTTTGTGCCCTGTGTGGATACCTTCCAGATGCTTAGTGGTTGGTAGATTAGTAGCAGTGACATGGATTGTAAGGTGGCAGATCAGTATATACAGTATGCATGGACTGTGGACGCTGTGGTTTGATTTGATGCTGGATGACCCCGATCTTTTAGCACAGGCGATACATGTGACTAGAAAGCATGCGAGATTATACGCGACGTTCCTGTGTAGAAGTGACCAAAATTTCCACTTTGGCGCTTGTGTCTCTGAATGCCAAATAGTCCCTGTCAGTTGGACCGTCCGGCGTCGAACTGTGCGTGATTTGAGCCTCCAATGACTGTCAGTGGCTATTTGTAAAGGAAGAAGCGATTGAGTCCTTTAGCTTTGTGGTGTGGTAAAGTGAAAGGTGAGAGAATATCGTTTCGAAggaaataattttgagaattttatcGTGAAGAAAATCGTAAAGAGAAATCGTTAGAGTTGTGAAAGAAATCTTAAAGAGAAATCGTTAGATCGTTTAagagaataaattttttttatgataggATTTTAGTCCCTAAAGGAATTCGTTGGCGCTCGACCAAGTTTCACGAATCAGGAAGCTTGATTTACTTCCCGGTCACAGGATGCTCTTGTTAGTATCTGAAACTCTGAATGCGCGTGTACCATAGACTTGATTTGCCTCGACGAACCGCCGAATAAGCATGTGCACTCGTGCAACGCGAGCGAGCCTGGCCCTGCATGGTGCAGCGAATCCTCCTACTGTCCCACGCAAGTACGCAATGATGCGCACGCACGGTTGCACGGCGATGCAGCCCACATGGTGATGGGATCTCTCATCTCTGTGCTCTCCGGCCGGTCGCTCGACCAAGCTCCGAAAAAGCCTTGGGTATTCCAGCGTTTCGTCAGTCTTTCTCCAGCTGACGCATATATGACGCATATACGGATGGATGCGTGCGGGGGACGCGTTGAAGTGACCTGATCAGACTACATGGTTGAGACCAGTGATGTGAtgaccctgctgctgctgctgctgctgtgtacTACTGTGGCGCACGTGTAGCTCTGGTTCGAGCCTTTTTTTTGCAACAAGTTAAGTGCCTGCGGTGTCGTCAGTTCCTAGCCGGATAGATGCCTCCTGAAGGCAAAATTCCTGGCGCAGATACGCAAAGCTCGGACaaaagatttatttttttgaaacggCCGCAGGAGCTCTACCCATATTATTAGACGAGAAGGAAAAACGAGTCTggttaaaagaaaaaacacggaaaacaaaagaagaggGACAAACCAACAGGGCCCTCTACAACAATGGCCAGAGAACACAGATAAGAAGCGACTACGTTCGGACAAAAGTTTCGTGGGGCAACTTGACGGATCGCTCGTCCGGACTGGTCGCTGATGCTGGCATCGGAtcgttttgttttcttcttggtTCGTCAGTTCACGCCAGTCAGTTGCTGATGCCTGATCGGCAACGAGTTGGGAATGGACCGTCTTTACGCTGCAACGAGCTGGCAACGTGCCATGGATTGCCCTGCTGCCAAGAATAGCTATAGCTCCCTTCCATTCTTCTCCAAACGACCTTGACCGAATTAGCAAAATATCGTTCTGTTAATCCGTTgcacctctcctctcttcctctttaTTGTTCTTCCGCGGATCAAACACGGAGACCTTCGACATCGACGCGAAAAGCACCAGAGAAACACGCGATCGCAGTTCCAATTCCGATCTTGTTTTTGCTCAGGGGCAGAGGAGGGACGATGAGCTACTACAACCATGCCGGCATGCCCCCGCCACAAGGTTGACCGACGCGCCAATCGGCATCCACGTTTCTCACACGAGATACGCTTGTTAATTGCATTTCCAAAGAAGATGCTCGTTAAAAATTTCCATACATTTTCTACGTTTACTCGTGAACGCCATGCTTCTCTGCTCGATTATTTTTCTACGCAAGCAAGCGGGCATCTCACTGGCTTCGTCCTCTGGCCTGCCGGCAGAGGATTTATATGAGCCGTTGACCCACCGACACTTGCAAATTGTACGATCGTTTTGAGATGTTGTTTGTCACGTCTGGCTTGGCAGGGTACCCGATGGACGCGTACGCGAAGGGCGGCATGGACGGGCACCACCACAACCACCACCAGCACGCGCCtcccccgccaccgccgccgatgGGATACCCGGCGCACCCTTACGCGCAGCCATACGGATACGCGCCGGCGCAGGCGTACCCGCCGTacgcgcccccgccgccgcccccgccgccgagGAGCAACGGCCCTTCTTTCGCGCAAGGATGGTAGGTGCCAAACAAAAATAAGTAAACCTGACCAGATTGTCGGTATGGTTCACAGGAAAAGCAGTTATGCTGTAATGGTCATGCTGCTGAGCCATTGACACGTCTCACGACTGTCGCTGATAGATCATGCTAGGACAGAAATGAAGGCAGCGCCTACCAAATTTACGTCATTGGAAAACGATGCATATACCATGATCAACCAAGCAAATTCTACATGTCTCCTACAAGATACCAAACGCTAAGCTTCGAAGTTTTAATAGCTATTTGCCTACCAACGAAGAGCGTGCTGCACCATGATTGTGATGTTTTTAGTTGGTTGAGTATTTGAGCAGGCTTCGTGGGCTATATAGAGCCATGTTCTTCTGCTCATACTAACACTAGCGTGCCCTAGCAGTTGTGTTTTCATTATTCTTTCTGTTGCCAGTCTTGCAGCTTTATGTTGCTGCTGCCTCTTGGACGCATGTTTCTGACCTGGCGATGAAGCAAGTGCCATCTTTCTCGTGGTGTCCCTGTCAGTGAGGGAATCTGAAGGAGGACCATCACCTTGACCGGAGCTGTTGATCGCTTGATGCCCTCAGAGTTATGCTCTGCAACTCTGTTCGAGGTGCATGTAATGCAGTGATGCCTGGTTGCGTGCTCCATCTCATTCAAATGCTTGGAATTGCACATTCTGATGTAAATACCAATCTGTGCATAATACACCACGTAGTGATGTCCCTGTATGATAGTTCCCTACACCAAGAATTTATGTTCTATCTGGAGATATCGACCTGATTTTATGCCAGCTCTGATCGTCACATACCTGCAAATACCATGCTTTAATATACAGAGTGACGGCGGAGCCATTATATTGGTAACAGAATGGAGATGACATGATAGCTTCAAAAATGACATTTTACGCAAGGCCCAAATTGTTTTGGGCTGAGATGTTGAAATCCAGGATCATGAAGAGGTTTTCAGATTTGACAGGGCCGTCCTTTTCTGCCTCGTCCTAGCCGATTGGGCCTCATGACATCGCACCCGTCCATCTACTCAGAAGCGGCTCCCCACCGCACGATCGGATCCTGGAGCCCTCGAACCTCAACTATATATAGTCGCTCCACCCCGGCGCGCAAAACCCTCTCCCCCGAATCAGCGCCGCCAGCCACCCCACCTCCCGAGCACCAAGCACCAGCGGCGGCTGCTGCAGTCATGGCGGTCGGTAAGAACAAGCGGATCTCCAAGGGAAAGAAGGGCGGCAAGAAGAAGACGTGAGTTTGCTCGCAcccaccttcttctcctctcttccgCTCTCAGATCCAAAGTTTGTTCGTTTATTCTCGCCCTTCGGCCCAGTGCTGATCCGTTTCTTGGTGGCTGTGCGTCTTGTTTTGCAGAGTCGATCCCTTCGCCAAGAAGGACTGGTACGACATCAAGGCCCCTTCCGTATTCAGCGTGCGCAACGTCGGCAAGACGCTCGTGTCCAGGACACAGGGTACCAAGGTCTGTGCTCGCTTGCTCACACGACGTTGTAGGATTTATTCTGCTGCTATGTGTTTGTGGTGAGGTTTGTTCATTTTTAGTACTTTGCATGTCTATATAGGTTGTGCTAGGGTTAGTTTGGTATGTTGTCTAGTCAAACAGGTAGGATGTTTTATGTGCTTGTGCGGCTCTCGTTTATATTTTGTGTTCCTCAGATAATCTCTGCTATGTACTGATGTGGTGTATATGGAAACTGATCAGTATATGGCGGCCTGAAGACTAATAGAGCAAATGACGGATATGTGGAATTAACATTTTATTCTATTGCTTTGATATAGATATGGTTACTCTTCTGATAAAACATAAATGAGCATAGTTCCAGATGAGCCTGGTTGTATAGAATGACTCAGTTCTGTTCTTAAGACTGCTATTTATAGTTGTCAATTGGTGTAAGTCTAGGTTATCAGAGCATAAAATACAGTTTTCTTGGTATTTGTATGGCGATCACTTTAATGGCCAAAGTCAAATTATAATTTAGTTTCACTATCTGTAGCACATTTATCCACATTGCTGCTTGTGCCCATAAATTTTTGTGTCTGCTGGTTATGCACTGTTTGGTTTGTTTTAATGTTCATTCCTAGTCTTCTAGTTAAGAGTCATTGCAAAAGTGTCATTATTAGCTAGGGAGCTGCATCATGTGTCCTTGGCTGGTGCATCCCGGATATTATACGGATGAGAATTTTGTCATTAACTATATAGAGTGTAATTGGTGCCCTAGCATAAAAGGTCACCAAACTTATGTAATTGGTGCCCTAGCATGAAAGGTCACCAAGGTTTATCAGGTTTTACAAGTTGCCATCTTTATtcaaatgttgatgcattgggTTTCATTATATATTTGGCTGATTCCCAGATGCCTTCTTTGGTTTTAGATTGCCTCCGATGGCCTGAAGCACAGAGTTTTTGAGGTCTCCTTGGCCGATCTTCAGAGTGATGAGGATCAGGCTTACAGGAAGATCAGACTTCGCGCAGAAGATGTACAAGGGAGGAATGTGCTCACAAACTTTTGGGTAATGATCTCTGGCTCGTTGCACACTATTACTGTCCTAATATTGTACATTGTGGTGCTAACCAATTCTCCATTTTGTTAGGGCATGGATTTCACCACTGACAAGCTCAGGTCACTGGTGAGGAAGTGGCAGACACTCATTGAGGCTCATGTCGAAGTCAAGACCACTGATAACTACATGCTCCGCCTGTTCTGCATTGGTTTCACCAAGAGACGCCCCAACCAAGTTAAGCGCACGTGCTATGCTCAGGCCAGTCAGATCAGACAGGTAACCTTCTGTCCATATCTTAAAGAGGCCTCAAACTATATCTTAGCCTGCTGTTTCATTATATTTATACCGTATTCTGTGCAGATCCGCCGCAAGATGGTTGAGATCATGACCAACCAGGCCGCTACCTGCGACTTGAAGGAGCTGGTATCGAAGTTCATTCCTGAGGTCATTGGTAAGGAGATCGAGAAGGCAACATCAAGCATTTTCCCTCTCCAGAATGTGTTCATCCGCAAGGTGAAGATCCTGAAGTCCCCCAAGTTCGATCTGGGGAAACTCATGGAGGTAATTACTACAAGCTAactgattatatatatatatatatatatatatatatatatatatatattccataCGTCTTACTTG of Phragmites australis chromosome 3, lpPhrAust1.1, whole genome shotgun sequence contains these proteins:
- the LOC133911835 gene encoding small ribosomal subunit protein eS1-like, which translates into the protein MAVGKNKRISKGKKGGKKKTVDPFAKKDWYDIKAPSVFSVRNVGKTLVSRTQGTKIASDGLKHRVFEVSLADLQSDEDQAYRKIRLRAEDVQGRNVLTNFWGMDFTTDKLRSLVRKWQTLIEAHVEVKTTDNYMLRLFCIGFTKRRPNQVKRTCYAQASQIRQIRRKMVEIMTNQAATCDLKELVSKFIPEVIGKEIEKATSSIFPLQNVFIRKVKILKSPKFDLGKLMEVHGDYKEDIGVKLERPAEVDEVVAGQEVPAAE
- the LOC133910932 gene encoding uncharacterized protein LOC133910932, which gives rise to MGNCQAAEAATVLIQHPGGGRTERAYWALSAAAVMAANPGHYVAAVITTQPAAGASTGAAPVKHLKLLRPDDTLLLGRVYRLVSFEEVLSEFASKRQVKLSRVTIKAKDEGEEVKPPKFRRRRGSSSRGGERKESDWSLAKVMRQTEEDAEPAPSSGPSDKDGHAADDSSDLDRDLEALLPQGLVLGRRVARQWRPALQSIAEG